One window of the Parasphingopyxis algicola genome contains the following:
- the gdhA gene encoding NADP-specific glutamate dehydrogenase encodes MAVSDHVDLEGFMAGVEKRNPGQTEFIQAVREVAQDIFDFIEDKEEYHEAQILRRIAEPDRVVSFRVCWEDDNHNIRVQRGWRVQNNNAIGPYKGGIRFHPTVTESVLKFLAFEQTFKNSLTGLPMGGGKGGANFNPRGKSDAEVMRFCQSFMTELYRHIGPDTDVPAGDIGVGGREIGYMFGQYKRVTNRWEGVLTGKAIEYGGSQMRPEATGYGAVIFLHNMLTHAGEDIEGKTAVISGSGNVATHAAEKFTQLGGKVLTLSDSGGFIHDPDGIDQDKIDWVKELKNERRGRISEYADHFTNASFHEGARPWNVPCDVALPCATQNELNGDEARELVDNGCMAVAEGANMPTTLEGVEVFHEAHIMYAPGKAANAGGVAVSGLEMSQNSERVVWHTERLGDLLHDIMTDIHAKCAEYGGGENGGYVNYVKGANIAGFKKVADAMLAFGVV; translated from the coding sequence ATGGCGGTTAGCGATCATGTGGATCTCGAAGGCTTCATGGCGGGCGTCGAGAAGCGCAATCCGGGCCAGACCGAATTCATCCAGGCCGTGCGCGAAGTCGCGCAGGACATTTTCGATTTCATCGAGGACAAGGAAGAATATCACGAAGCGCAGATCCTGCGCCGGATCGCCGAGCCCGATCGGGTCGTCAGTTTCCGCGTTTGCTGGGAGGACGACAATCACAATATCCGCGTCCAGCGTGGCTGGCGCGTCCAGAACAACAATGCGATCGGCCCCTATAAGGGCGGCATCCGCTTCCACCCGACCGTCACCGAGAGCGTCCTCAAATTCCTCGCCTTCGAGCAGACCTTCAAGAATTCGCTGACCGGCCTGCCGATGGGCGGCGGCAAGGGCGGCGCCAATTTCAATCCCAGGGGCAAGTCGGACGCCGAAGTCATGCGTTTCTGCCAGTCCTTCATGACCGAACTCTATCGCCATATCGGCCCCGATACCGATGTCCCGGCCGGCGATATCGGCGTCGGCGGGCGCGAGATCGGCTATATGTTCGGCCAGTACAAGCGGGTCACGAATCGCTGGGAGGGCGTCCTCACGGGCAAGGCGATCGAATATGGCGGATCGCAGATGCGGCCCGAAGCGACCGGCTACGGCGCGGTGATCTTCCTCCACAATATGCTGACACATGCCGGGGAGGATATCGAAGGCAAGACGGCAGTGATCTCCGGGTCCGGCAATGTCGCGACCCACGCCGCCGAAAAATTCACCCAGCTGGGCGGCAAGGTGCTGACTCTTTCCGACAGCGGCGGGTTCATCCACGATCCCGACGGCATCGATCAGGACAAGATCGACTGGGTCAAGGAGCTGAAAAACGAACGCCGCGGCCGGATCAGCGAATATGCCGACCATTTCACCAATGCGAGTTTCCATGAAGGCGCGCGGCCCTGGAACGTGCCATGCGACGTGGCCTTGCCCTGCGCCACGCAGAATGAACTCAACGGAGACGAGGCCAGGGAACTCGTCGACAATGGCTGTATGGCCGTTGCCGAGGGCGCGAACATGCCGACGACCCTGGAAGGGGTCGAGGTGTTCCACGAGGCGCATATCATGTACGCGCCGGGCAAGGCGGCCAATGCCGGCGGGGTCGCCGTGTCGGGTCTCGAGATGAGCCAGAATTCCGAACGCGTCGTTTGGCACACCGAACGGCTCGGCGATCTCCTGCACGACATCATGACCGATATTCATGCCAAATGCGCCGAATATGGCGGCGGCGAGAATGGCGGCTATGTGAACTATGTGAAGGGCGCGAATATCGCGGGCTTCAAGAAGGTCGCGGACGCCATGCTCGCCTTCGGCGTCGTCTGA
- a CDS encoding DUF3052 family protein translates to MPAGYSGTPLAKKLGFVDGMAVWQSGLPDTVRTAIEAQADIAWTLGPMDAPVAAHIFTTERAEMERLLAELRKCMAQDGFVWMSWPKKASKVPTDITEDVVREVALPMGLVDIKVCAVDEIWSGLKLVIRKELRR, encoded by the coding sequence ATGCCCGCCGGCTATTCGGGAACGCCGCTCGCGAAAAAGCTCGGTTTCGTGGACGGGATGGCCGTCTGGCAATCGGGGCTGCCGGATACTGTCCGCACGGCGATCGAGGCGCAGGCCGATATTGCCTGGACATTGGGCCCGATGGACGCGCCGGTCGCCGCGCATATCTTCACGACAGAGCGGGCGGAGATGGAACGGCTGCTCGCGGAATTGCGAAAGTGCATGGCGCAGGACGGGTTCGTCTGGATGTCCTGGCCGAAAAAGGCGTCCAAGGTTCCGACCGACATCACCGAGGATGTGGTCCGTGAGGTCGCGCTGCCGATGGGGCTGGTCGATATCAAGGTCTGCGCTGTCGACGAGATCTGGTCCGGGCTGAAGCTGGTTATCCGCAAGGAGCTGCGCCGCTGA
- a CDS encoding ATP-dependent zinc protease family protein: MNAKKPRLRARLKEPVEIGWCELVDLPDLGLFGMHAKIDTGARTSSLHATRIKPFERDGKQWVRFHSPRSAGHGPQDCEAPLLETRQITSSNGSKQTRYVIRTVAEMGPLRWRAQITLANRATMAFPVLVGRRALKRGFLVNSGKRWLLGTPPKEGHGP; encoded by the coding sequence ATGAACGCGAAAAAACCGCGGTTGCGCGCCCGGCTCAAGGAGCCAGTCGAAATCGGCTGGTGCGAGCTTGTCGACCTGCCGGACCTCGGCCTGTTCGGCATGCACGCCAAGATCGATACCGGCGCGCGCACCTCTTCGCTGCATGCGACGCGGATCAAGCCGTTCGAGCGCGACGGCAAACAATGGGTGCGGTTTCATTCGCCGCGCTCGGCGGGTCACGGGCCGCAGGATTGCGAGGCGCCGCTGCTCGAAACGCGTCAGATCACGAGTTCCAACGGCAGCAAGCAGACCCGCTACGTCATCCGGACGGTTGCCGAAATGGGGCCGCTCCGGTGGCGCGCCCAAATAACGCTTGCCAACCGGGCGACAATGGCGTTTCCCGTGCTTGTGGGACGCCGGGCGCTGAAGCGCGGCTTTCTCGTCAACAGCGGCAAGCGATGGTTGCTCGGCACGCCGCCGAAGGAGGGACACGGACCATGA
- the rimK gene encoding 30S ribosomal protein S6--L-glutamate ligase gives MKIAMLARNANLYSHKRLVEAAEERGHTLDILNTLRCTMNIASHRPSVHYNGEKLVGYDAVIPRIGASITHYGLAVLRQFEMMGVWPLNESVAIGRSRDKLRSMQIFSKHGLGLPVTAFAHDPKQTEEVLKMVGGAPAVIKLLEGTQGIGVVLGETEQSAKSVIEAFRGVNVNILVQEFIKEAGSSDIRILVVGGKVVASMMRTGAEGDFRSNLHRGGSAKSIKITPEERSTAVRAAKVMGLNVAGVDILRANHGPVIMEVNSSPGLEGIENATGKDVAGMIIDFVEAKAQPGKTKTRGQG, from the coding sequence ATGAAAATCGCCATGCTCGCGCGCAACGCGAATCTCTATTCGCACAAGCGCCTCGTCGAGGCCGCCGAAGAGCGCGGCCACACGCTGGACATATTGAACACGCTGCGCTGCACGATGAATATCGCGTCGCACCGGCCCAGCGTCCATTACAATGGCGAGAAGCTGGTCGGTTACGACGCGGTCATTCCGCGGATCGGTGCGTCGATCACCCATTACGGGCTGGCCGTGCTGCGCCAGTTCGAGATGATGGGCGTGTGGCCGCTCAACGAGAGCGTCGCGATCGGCCGCTCGCGCGACAAGCTCCGCTCGATGCAGATTTTTTCGAAACATGGCCTCGGCCTGCCGGTCACGGCCTTCGCCCACGATCCGAAACAGACCGAGGAAGTGCTGAAGATGGTCGGCGGCGCGCCGGCCGTCATCAAGCTGCTCGAAGGCACCCAGGGAATCGGCGTCGTGCTCGGCGAGACCGAGCAGTCGGCCAAGTCCGTGATCGAGGCGTTCCGCGGGGTCAATGTGAACATCCTCGTGCAGGAGTTCATCAAGGAAGCCGGATCGAGCGACATCCGCATCCTCGTCGTCGGCGGCAAGGTCGTCGCCTCGATGATGCGCACGGGTGCGGAAGGCGATTTCCGGTCCAATCTCCATCGCGGCGGATCGGCGAAGAGCATCAAGATCACGCCCGAGGAGCGTTCGACGGCGGTCCGCGCAGCCAAGGTGATGGGGCTCAATGTCGCCGGCGTCGACATCCTGCGCGCCAATCACGGACCGGTGATCATGGAGGTCAACAGTTCCCCCGGTCTCGAAGGTATCGAAAATGCCACCGGCAAGGACGTGGCCGGCATGATCATCGATTTCGTCGAAGCCAAGGCGCAGCCGGGAAAAACGAAGACCCGCGGCCAGGGCTGA
- a CDS encoding succinylglutamate desuccinylase/aspartoacylase family protein, which produces MTDRPAPAQAAKRPPPFPFADGSVPAGSRGAFDLPISRVSSGNEVSLPVRIVHGAKPGPVLFVSAAIHGNEVTGVEIVRRLLKKVSPKTLSGTLLCVPIVNVYGFVGNSRYLPDRRDLNRSFPGSPAGSLASQLAYLFRTEIIERADFGIDLHSAAIHRMNLPQIRISPDCPKAEELAFAFGAPAVITSSLREKSLRQVALDAGVEMLLYEAGEGLRFDDFSIRTGVNGIMRVMCAMGMIHSKRLEKPMPAPARSTRSTWVRAPRGGVCVLTAHAGAIVSEGQALAKVGDPTGDEEEIVRSPIDGIIIGHATLPIVNQGDALIHVAEVKRFDTVADRVDEITDAILSDVMLDEDEVL; this is translated from the coding sequence ATGACCGACCGACCCGCGCCTGCGCAAGCCGCAAAGCGCCCGCCACCCTTCCCCTTCGCCGATGGCAGCGTCCCCGCCGGAAGCAGGGGCGCGTTCGATCTGCCGATCAGCAGGGTCTCGTCCGGCAATGAGGTCAGCCTGCCGGTCCGGATCGTCCATGGCGCCAAACCGGGACCGGTGCTGTTCGTCAGCGCCGCGATCCATGGCAACGAGGTCACCGGCGTGGAAATCGTCCGGCGGCTGCTGAAGAAAGTCTCGCCGAAGACGCTATCCGGCACCTTGCTCTGCGTGCCGATCGTCAATGTCTACGGTTTCGTCGGCAACAGCCGCTACCTGCCGGATCGCCGCGATCTCAACCGTTCCTTCCCCGGCTCTCCGGCCGGATCGCTCGCCTCGCAGCTCGCCTATCTGTTCCGCACCGAGATCATCGAACGGGCCGATTTCGGGATCGACCTGCATTCCGCGGCGATCCATCGGATGAATCTGCCGCAAATCCGGATCAGCCCGGATTGCCCCAAGGCCGAGGAGCTGGCCTTCGCGTTCGGTGCGCCGGCCGTCATCACCTCGTCCCTGCGCGAGAAATCGTTGCGTCAGGTCGCGCTTGATGCCGGCGTCGAGATGCTGCTGTACGAAGCGGGCGAAGGCCTCCGCTTCGACGATTTCTCCATCCGGACCGGGGTGAACGGCATCATGCGCGTCATGTGCGCGATGGGCATGATCCATTCGAAGCGGCTCGAAAAGCCGATGCCGGCACCGGCCCGCTCGACGCGCAGCACCTGGGTGCGCGCGCCGCGCGGCGGTGTCTGCGTCCTGACCGCCCATGCCGGGGCGATCGTCTCCGAAGGACAGGCGCTCGCCAAGGTCGGCGATCCGACGGGGGACGAGGAGGAGATCGTTCGCAGCCCGATCGACGGGATCATCATCGGCCATGCGACGCTCCCCATCGTCAATCAGGGGGACGCGCTGATCCATGTCGCCGAGGTCAAGCGGTTCGACACGGTCGCCGATCGCGTCGACGAGATTACCGATGCGATATTGTCCGACGTCATGCTCGACGAGGACGAGGTGCTCTAG
- the rpsM gene encoding 30S ribosomal protein S13 — translation MARIAGVNIPTHKRVEIALTYIHGIGPTTAKKLTEQLGIPAERRVQDLTDAEVVQIREAIDNDHTVEGDLRRETAMNVKRLMDLACYRGLRHRKGLPVRGQRTHTNARTRKGKAKPIAGKKK, via the coding sequence GTGGCACGTATCGCTGGGGTCAATATTCCGACCCATAAGCGCGTCGAAATCGCGCTCACCTATATCCATGGCATTGGCCCGACCACGGCCAAGAAGCTGACGGAACAGCTCGGCATTCCCGCCGAGCGCCGCGTCCAGGACCTGACCGACGCCGAAGTCGTGCAGATCCGCGAGGCGATTGACAATGATCATACCGTCGAGGGCGATCTTCGCCGCGAAACGGCGATGAACGTCAAGCGGCTGATGGACCTCGCCTGCTATCGCGGGCTCAGGCATCGCAAGGGCCTGCCGGTCCGCGGCCAGCGCACGCATACCAATGCGCGCACCCGCAAGGGCAAGGCCAAGCCGATCGCCGGCAAGAAGAAGTAG
- the rpsK gene encoding 30S ribosomal protein S11, translating to MAREPQRVKRRQRKNITSGVAHVNATFNNTLITITDAQGNAISWSSAGMMGFKGSRKSTPYAAQVAAEDAGKKAQEHGVRTLEVEVKGPGSGRESALRALQAVGFTITSIRDVTSIPHNGVRPAKRRRV from the coding sequence ATGGCACGCGAACCGCAACGGGTTAAGCGACGTCAACGCAAGAACATCACATCGGGCGTCGCCCATGTGAATGCGACGTTCAACAATACGCTGATCACGATCACCGACGCACAGGGCAATGCCATCAGCTGGTCCTCGGCCGGCATGATGGGCTTCAAGGGCAGCCGCAAGTCGACGCCCTATGCCGCCCAGGTGGCCGCCGAAGATGCCGGCAAGAAGGCGCAGGAACATGGCGTCCGCACCTTGGAGGTCGAAGTGAAGGGTCCGGGTTCGGGCCGCGAATCGGCTCTCCGCGCACTGCAGGCGGTCGGTTTCACGATCACCTCGATCCGCGACGTGACCTCGATCCCGCATAACGGCGTCCGGCCGGCCAAGCGCCGCCGCGTCTGA
- a CDS encoding DNA-directed RNA polymerase subunit alpha, whose amino-acid sequence MSVNMKNWQELKKPNGLEKKAGGDAARKATFVAEPLERGFGLTLGNALRRTLLSSLQGAAITSIKIENVLHEFSSLAGVREDVTDIVLNIKQVAIAMESEGTKRLQLSATGPADVKAGDITTSGDIEIRNPDQLICHLDEGATLNMELTASTGKGYVPAAQNRPADAPIGLIPVDSLYSPVSQVAYKVENTRVGQELDYDKLTLTIETDGTVAPEDALAYAARILQDQLQLFVHFDEELPAPTQTIGEPAAPGMLGGAAAEGDTNQLNRYLLKKVDELELSVRSANCLKNDNIIYIGDLVQKTEAEMLRTPNFGRKSLNEIKEVLATMGLRLGMDIPGWPPENIEEMAKKLEQELLG is encoded by the coding sequence GTGTCCGTTAACATGAAAAACTGGCAAGAGCTCAAGAAGCCCAATGGTCTGGAAAAGAAAGCCGGCGGCGATGCCGCCCGCAAGGCGACCTTCGTCGCCGAGCCGCTCGAGCGCGGGTTCGGCCTGACGCTCGGCAACGCGCTGCGTCGTACCCTGCTCTCGTCGCTGCAGGGCGCCGCGATCACCTCGATCAAGATCGAAAATGTGCTGCACGAATTTTCCTCGCTTGCCGGCGTGCGCGAGGACGTCACCGACATCGTCCTCAACATCAAGCAGGTCGCGATCGCAATGGAATCGGAAGGCACGAAGCGCCTCCAGCTGTCCGCCACCGGCCCCGCGGATGTGAAGGCCGGCGACATCACGACCTCGGGCGATATCGAGATCCGCAACCCGGATCAGCTGATCTGTCATCTCGACGAGGGCGCGACGCTCAACATGGAGCTGACCGCCAGCACCGGCAAAGGCTATGTGCCGGCCGCGCAGAACCGTCCGGCGGACGCGCCGATCGGCCTGATCCCGGTCGACAGCCTCTATTCGCCGGTGAGCCAGGTCGCCTACAAGGTCGAGAACACCCGCGTCGGGCAGGAGCTTGACTATGACAAGCTGACCCTGACCATCGAAACCGACGGCACGGTGGCTCCGGAAGATGCTCTGGCTTACGCAGCCCGCATCTTGCAGGACCAGCTCCAGCTCTTCGTCCATTTCGACGAGGAACTGCCGGCACCGACCCAGACGATCGGCGAACCGGCTGCCCCGGGCATGCTCGGCGGCGCCGCCGCGGAAGGCGACACCAACCAGCTCAACCGTTACCTTCTCAAGAAGGTCGACGAACTGGAGCTTTCGGTGCGCTCGGCCAACTGCCTGAAGAACGACAATATCATCTATATTGGCGATCTCGTGCAGAAGACCGAAGCCGAGATGCTGCGGACGCCGAATTTCGGCCGCAAGTCGCTGAACGAGATCAAGGAAGTCCTCGCCACCATGGGCTTGCGCCTCGGCATGGACATCCCCGGCTGGCCGCCCGAGAATATCGAGGAAATGGCCAAGAAGCTCGAACAGGAACTTCTTGGTTAG
- the rplQ gene encoding 50S ribosomal protein L17 yields MRHKKAHRKLNRTSSHRKAMLRNMAAGLIKHEQILTTVPKAKELRPYVEKLVTLAKKGGLSNRRLAQSRLMDETQLKKLFDVLAERYADREGGYTRVIKAGYRMSDSSPMAVVEFVDRDEDARGQDSGPVEMDEDEFEDAAA; encoded by the coding sequence ATGCGTCACAAAAAAGCGCACCGTAAACTCAACCGCACGTCGAGCCATCGCAAGGCGATGCTCCGCAACATGGCGGCCGGGCTCATCAAGCATGAGCAGATCCTGACGACCGTGCCCAAGGCCAAGGAACTCCGGCCCTATGTGGAGAAGCTCGTCACGCTGGCGAAGAAGGGCGGCCTTTCGAACCGCCGCCTCGCCCAGTCGCGGCTGATGGACGAGACTCAACTCAAGAAGCTCTTCGACGTGCTGGCCGAGCGCTATGCCGATCGCGAAGGCGGCTATACCCGCGTCATCAAGGCCGGCTATCGCATGTCCGATTCCTCGCCGATGGCCGTCGTCGAATTCGTCGACCGCGACGAAGACGCCAGGGGCCAGGATTCCGGTCCCGTCGAAATGGACGAGGACGAATTCGAGGACGCCGCGGCCTAG
- a CDS encoding prolyl oligopeptidase family serine peptidase, which yields MSSTRLLLPLLAIAAPAMAFAQESAPMETPLDYPETARGDVVEEQFGVAVVDPYRWLENDVRNDTAVRDWVTAQNAVTDAYLETLPGRDAIAARLTELWNYERVGIPEKRGNRYFYTRNDGLQNQSVLYMRDGLDGEPRLLIDPNEWSDDDATAMAQWVPSPSGRYIAYGVQDGGTDWRTIRVLDVESGETLADTVEWAKFTNISWVEGGAGFFYSRFPAPDAEGEFQSLNMNQAVYYHAIGTAQTEDRLVYATQDRPALNHFAEVTDDKRWLLIYSSEGTDDRYEVVLGDLSADDVPTRTIVPGFEHNWELAGSDGDRLYFVTNSEAPRERIVRMDVSGDSPVVTEIVAEGEATLEGASLVGDRLIANYLVDARNEARVFDREGNRVATVELPGIGSTDGFGGELGDPETFFSFTSFATPTAIYRYDSATGEVSPFAVPDVPFNSEDYTVAQRFYTSRDGTRVPMFIVHRADIDHSDPRPTLLYGYGGFNISITPAFSPGRLQWMEMGGIFALANLRGGGEYGAEWHDAGRLQNKQNVFDDMIAAGEYLIAEGITSADQLAVQGRSNGGLLVGAVVNQRPDLFAVGLPAVGVMDMLRFDRFTAGRYWVDDYGYPNREEDFRTLYAYSPYHNIPETGDFPAIMVTTADTDDRVVPGHSFKYTAALQHADLGDRPHLIRIETRAGHGSGRPTSQLIAEYADLWAFTARWTGLDVPGDE from the coding sequence ATGTCCTCTACCCGCCTGCTTCTTCCGCTTCTCGCCATTGCCGCTCCCGCCATGGCCTTCGCCCAGGAATCCGCGCCGATGGAAACGCCCCTCGATTATCCCGAAACGGCGCGCGGCGACGTCGTCGAAGAACAGTTCGGGGTGGCGGTTGTTGATCCCTATCGCTGGCTCGAGAACGACGTCCGCAACGATACCGCCGTGCGCGACTGGGTGACCGCGCAAAATGCGGTGACCGATGCCTATCTCGAAACGCTGCCCGGGCGCGATGCAATCGCGGCGCGGCTGACCGAGCTGTGGAACTACGAACGCGTCGGAATTCCGGAGAAGCGCGGCAACCGGTATTTCTATACGCGCAATGACGGCCTGCAGAACCAGTCCGTCCTCTATATGCGCGACGGGCTGGACGGCGAGCCCCGGCTGCTGATCGATCCCAATGAATGGTCGGACGACGATGCTACCGCGATGGCGCAATGGGTGCCGTCGCCCAGCGGCCGCTACATCGCCTATGGTGTGCAGGACGGCGGCACGGACTGGCGGACGATCCGCGTGCTCGACGTGGAGAGCGGCGAGACGCTGGCCGACACGGTCGAATGGGCGAAGTTCACCAATATCAGCTGGGTCGAGGGCGGCGCGGGCTTCTTCTATTCGCGCTTCCCGGCGCCCGATGCCGAGGGCGAGTTCCAGTCGCTCAATATGAACCAGGCCGTCTATTATCACGCCATCGGCACGGCGCAGACCGAAGACCGGCTCGTCTATGCGACACAAGACCGGCCCGCGCTCAATCATTTCGCCGAAGTCACCGACGACAAGCGCTGGCTGCTCATCTATTCGTCCGAAGGCACCGACGATCGCTACGAGGTCGTCCTTGGAGATCTGAGCGCCGACGATGTGCCTACACGGACAATCGTTCCCGGTTTCGAGCATAATTGGGAGCTGGCCGGATCCGATGGCGACCGGCTCTATTTCGTCACCAACAGCGAAGCGCCGCGCGAGCGGATCGTCCGGATGGACGTGTCCGGCGACAGTCCGGTAGTGACCGAGATCGTCGCCGAGGGCGAAGCCACGCTGGAGGGCGCGTCGCTCGTCGGCGACCGGCTGATCGCCAATTATCTGGTCGATGCGCGCAACGAGGCGCGGGTCTTCGACCGCGAGGGCAACCGCGTCGCGACGGTGGAGTTGCCCGGCATCGGCAGTACGGACGGCTTTGGCGGCGAGCTCGGCGATCCGGAAACCTTCTTCTCCTTTACGAGCTTTGCGACGCCGACGGCGATCTACCGCTATGACAGCGCGACCGGCGAGGTATCGCCCTTCGCCGTGCCGGATGTGCCGTTCAACTCGGAAGACTATACGGTCGCCCAGCGCTTCTACACGTCGCGCGACGGCACGCGCGTGCCGATGTTCATCGTCCACCGCGCCGATATCGATCATTCCGATCCGCGTCCGACGCTGCTTTACGGCTATGGCGGGTTCAACATCTCGATCACCCCGGCGTTCAGCCCCGGCCGCCTGCAATGGATGGAAATGGGCGGCATATTCGCGCTTGCCAATCTGCGCGGCGGCGGCGAATATGGCGCGGAGTGGCACGATGCGGGCCGCTTGCAGAACAAGCAGAATGTGTTCGACGATATGATCGCGGCCGGCGAATATCTGATCGCGGAAGGGATCACATCGGCCGACCAGCTGGCCGTGCAGGGGCGCTCCAATGGCGGCCTTCTCGTCGGCGCGGTCGTCAACCAGCGGCCGGACCTGTTCGCGGTCGGCCTGCCGGCTGTGGGCGTGATGGACATGCTGCGCTTCGACCGGTTCACCGCCGGTCGCTACTGGGTCGACGATTATGGCTATCCGAACCGCGAAGAGGATTTCCGGACGCTCTACGCCTATTCGCCCTATCACAATATTCCCGAGACCGGCGATTTCCCCGCGATCATGGTGACGACCGCCGATACCGACGACCGCGTCGTGCCCGGGCACAGCTTCAAATATACCGCCGCGCTCCAGCATGCCGATCTTGGCGACCGGCCGCACCTGATCCGCATCGAAACCCGCGCCGGCCACGGCTCGGGACGGCCGACGAGCCAGCTCATCGCCGAATATGCGGACCTCTGGGCCTTTACCGCGCGCTGGACCGGTTTGGATGTGCCCGGGGACGAATAG
- the guaA gene encoding glutamine-hydrolyzing GMP synthase, whose translation MTIQPSESILIVDFGSQVTQLIARRVREAGVYSEIAPFNAAEAAFKRLKPKGIILSGSPASVPEADSPRAPDIVFESGLPILGICYGQQVMTEQLGGKVEAGDSGEFGRAFIDISDDCVLFDGLWKTGETHQVWMSHGDKVTRFAEGFRIVATTEGAPFALIADDKRRYYGTQFHPEVVHTPDGAKLLANFVRHVCGCAGDWTMAEFKATKIAEIREQVGDGKVICGLSGGVDSAVAAVLIHEAIGEQLTCVFVDHGLMRMGEAEQVVSLFKGSYNIPLVHVNAETLFLNGLKGESDPEKKRKFIGKTFIDVFEDEAKKIGGADFLAQGTLYPDVIESVSFTGGPSVTIKSHHNVGGLPERMNMQLVEPLRELFKDEVRELGRELGLPDAFVGRHPFPGPGLAIRIPGEVTKERCDILRKADAIYLEEIRNAGLYDAIWQAFAVLLPVKTVGVMGDGRTYDSVCGLRAVTSTDGMTADVYPFDASFLTRVATRIVNEVKGINRVVYDYTSKPPGTIEWE comes from the coding sequence ATGACAATCCAGCCATCCGAATCCATCCTCATCGTCGATTTCGGCAGCCAGGTGACGCAGCTGATCGCCCGGCGCGTCCGCGAAGCCGGCGTCTATTCCGAGATCGCGCCCTTCAACGCGGCCGAGGCGGCGTTCAAGCGCCTGAAGCCAAAGGGCATCATCCTCTCCGGCAGCCCGGCCTCGGTGCCCGAGGCGGACAGCCCGCGCGCGCCCGATATCGTCTTCGAAAGCGGCCTGCCGATCCTCGGCATCTGTTACGGCCAGCAGGTGATGACCGAACAGCTCGGCGGCAAGGTCGAGGCGGGCGACAGCGGCGAATTCGGCCGGGCCTTTATCGACATTTCGGACGATTGCGTGCTGTTCGACGGCCTGTGGAAGACCGGCGAGACGCACCAGGTCTGGATGAGCCATGGCGACAAGGTCACCCGGTTCGCCGAGGGCTTCCGGATCGTCGCGACGACGGAAGGCGCGCCCTTCGCGCTGATCGCCGACGATAAGCGCCGCTATTACGGCACCCAGTTCCACCCCGAAGTCGTGCACACGCCGGACGGCGCGAAGCTGCTCGCCAATTTCGTCCGCCATGTCTGCGGCTGCGCGGGCGACTGGACGATGGCCGAGTTCAAGGCGACGAAAATCGCCGAGATCCGCGAACAGGTCGGCGACGGGAAAGTGATCTGCGGGCTGTCGGGCGGCGTCGACAGCGCGGTTGCCGCGGTGCTGATTCACGAGGCGATCGGCGAGCAGCTGACCTGCGTCTTCGTCGATCACGGCCTGATGCGGATGGGCGAGGCCGAGCAGGTCGTCTCGCTGTTCAAGGGCAGCTACAATATCCCGCTCGTCCATGTGAACGCCGAGACCTTGTTCCTCAACGGCCTCAAGGGCGAGAGCGATCCGGAAAAGAAGCGCAAATTCATCGGCAAGACCTTCATCGACGTGTTCGAGGACGAGGCGAAGAAGATCGGCGGCGCGGATTTCCTCGCCCAGGGCACGCTCTATCCCGATGTGATCGAGAGCGTCAGCTTCACCGGCGGGCCGTCTGTGACGATCAAATCGCACCATAATGTCGGCGGGCTTCCCGAGCGGATGAACATGCAGCTCGTCGAGCCATTGCGCGAGCTGTTCAAAGACGAGGTGCGTGAACTCGGCCGCGAACTCGGCCTGCCCGACGCGTTCGTCGGCCGCCACCCGTTCCCGGGCCCGGGCCTCGCGATCCGCATCCCCGGCGAGGTGACCAAGGAACGCTGCGACATATTGCGCAAGGCCGATGCGATCTACCTGGAGGAAATCCGCAACGCCGGGCTCTACGACGCGATCTGGCAGGCCTTCGCCGTGCTGCTCCCGGTCAAGACCGTGGGCGTGATGGGCGACGGGCGCACTTATGACAGCGTCTGCGGCCTGCGCGCGGTAACGAGCACCGACGGCATGACCGCCGATGTCTACCCCTTCGACGCCAGCTTCCTGACCCGCGTGGCGACGCGCATCGTCAACGAGGTGAAGGGGATTAACCGGGTGGTGTATGATTATACGAGCAAGCCGCCGGGGACGATCGAGTGGGAGTGA
- a CDS encoding type II toxin-antitoxin system RelE/ParE family toxin produces MRAPVRSTAFKKDVKRMAKRGKKMAKLKAVIGMLLAGEPLDPRLRDHPLKGEWAGWRDLHIEPDWLLLYRMSETELLLARTGTHSDLFGE; encoded by the coding sequence GTGCGCGCACCCGTCCGTTCGACGGCGTTCAAGAAGGACGTCAAGCGAATGGCGAAGCGCGGCAAGAAGATGGCCAAGCTCAAGGCCGTCATCGGAATGCTGCTGGCCGGCGAGCCACTCGACCCGCGCCTGCGCGATCATCCGCTCAAGGGCGAATGGGCCGGTTGGCGCGACCTGCATATCGAGCCAGACTGGCTATTGCTCTATCGGATGAGCGAGACGGAACTGCTGCTGGCGCGGACGGGCACGCACTCGGATTTGTTCGGGGAGTGA